One genomic region from Sphingobacterium multivorum encodes:
- a CDS encoding NADP-dependent malic enzyme: MSNTNRKQAALNYHAMGRPGKIAVVPTKPTNSQRDLSLAYSPGVAEPCLAIAENKEDAYKYTAKGNLVAVISNGTAVLGLGDIGAQAGKPVMEGKGLLFKIFADIDVFDIEVDTKNVDEFVNIVKALEPTFGGINLEDIKAPECFEIERRLKEEMNIPVMHDDQHGTAIISGAALINACEIIGKDISKVKIVVNGAGAAAMSCTAMYISVGASKENIVMLDSKGVIRTDRENLDSMKAQYATDRDIRTLADAVKDSDVFIGLSAADVMSAEMLLSMAPNPIVLAMANPNPEIAYDLAMATRNDIIMGTGRSDYPNQVNNVLGFPYIFRGALDVRATAINEEMKIAAVRAIADLAKQPVPEEVNQAYNTSNLKFSEEYIIPKPTDPRLITEVSMAVAKAAIASGVAQTVIEDWDQYSDALRKRLGKDDAIMRNLTMAAKRDPKRVVFAEADNYKTLRAAQIVKEEGIAIPILLGRKDKIERLIKEYAFELDGLEIIDPVAEVDGETERSKKFIEHLYSKRQRRGISKYDARKLMYDRNYFGASLVEFGEADTLISGMTKNYANTIRPALHVIGAKPGSRVAGMYMMLTKKGPIFMGDTTVNEDPTAQELADITLLLDKAVKRMNIQPRIALLSYSNFGSSEGKTPTKVRAAAQILHDQHPEIIADGDLQANFALNSEMLTANFPFSCLNGKSANTLVFPNLESGNIAYKLLQEVGEAEAVGPILLGMNKPIHVLQLDSSVREIVNMVTIAVVDVQAHLKNL, translated from the coding sequence ATGAGTAACACTAATCGTAAACAGGCAGCATTAAACTACCACGCAATGGGTAGACCTGGTAAAATAGCTGTTGTTCCGACCAAACCAACAAATTCGCAAAGAGACTTATCATTAGCATACTCTCCTGGTGTAGCGGAGCCATGTTTGGCTATTGCTGAGAACAAAGAAGATGCTTATAAATATACTGCAAAAGGAAACCTTGTTGCTGTGATCAGTAATGGTACAGCAGTATTGGGCTTAGGCGATATCGGCGCCCAAGCTGGTAAACCAGTCATGGAAGGTAAAGGTTTATTATTCAAAATTTTTGCCGACATTGATGTATTTGACATTGAAGTGGACACCAAAAATGTCGATGAATTCGTCAATATCGTTAAAGCATTGGAGCCTACTTTTGGAGGTATCAACCTCGAAGATATCAAAGCACCAGAATGTTTTGAAATCGAACGCCGTCTAAAAGAAGAAATGAACATCCCGGTGATGCACGATGACCAACATGGAACTGCAATCATCTCAGGTGCAGCATTGATCAATGCCTGTGAAATTATCGGTAAAGATATTTCAAAAGTAAAAATCGTCGTAAATGGTGCTGGAGCAGCTGCAATGTCATGTACGGCAATGTATATTTCTGTAGGTGCCAGCAAAGAAAATATTGTGATGCTGGATAGCAAAGGTGTAATCCGTACGGATAGAGAAAATCTAGACAGTATGAAAGCACAATATGCAACAGATCGCGATATTCGCACCCTAGCAGATGCGGTAAAAGATTCAGATGTATTTATCGGTCTATCGGCAGCAGACGTCATGTCGGCAGAAATGTTGTTATCGATGGCTCCAAACCCAATTGTATTGGCGATGGCAAATCCAAATCCTGAGATTGCTTACGATCTGGCGATGGCAACACGTAACGATATTATCATGGGTACGGGTCGTTCAGACTATCCTAACCAAGTAAACAATGTATTGGGTTTCCCCTATATATTCCGTGGTGCTTTAGACGTACGTGCAACTGCAATTAACGAGGAAATGAAAATTGCTGCAGTGCGTGCAATTGCAGACTTGGCGAAACAACCTGTTCCAGAAGAAGTAAATCAAGCCTATAACACCAGCAATTTAAAATTCTCGGAAGAGTATATCATTCCAAAACCTACCGATCCGCGTTTGATCACTGAAGTTTCCATGGCTGTTGCAAAAGCTGCCATCGCATCAGGTGTAGCACAGACCGTAATCGAAGACTGGGATCAATACAGCGACGCTTTACGTAAACGTCTGGGTAAAGATGATGCGATTATGCGCAATTTGACCATGGCTGCTAAAAGAGATCCTAAACGTGTTGTTTTTGCAGAAGCAGACAATTACAAAACGTTGCGTGCAGCACAGATTGTTAAAGAAGAAGGCATCGCTATTCCAATTCTTTTGGGTAGAAAAGATAAAATCGAACGTCTAATCAAAGAATATGCTTTTGAACTGGATGGCCTTGAAATTATCGACCCGGTTGCTGAAGTAGATGGCGAAACGGAGCGCTCGAAGAAATTTATTGAGCATCTTTATAGCAAAAGACAACGTCGTGGTATTTCAAAATACGACGCTCGTAAGTTGATGTACGATCGTAACTATTTTGGTGCCTCTTTAGTGGAATTTGGCGAAGCTGACACCCTAATTTCCGGTATGACCAAAAATTATGCAAATACAATCCGTCCGGCATTGCATGTAATCGGTGCTAAGCCAGGCAGCCGTGTGGCGGGTATGTACATGATGTTAACCAAAAAAGGACCAATCTTCATGGGCGATACAACCGTAAATGAAGACCCTACAGCACAAGAATTGGCAGACATTACCCTGTTACTGGATAAAGCTGTGAAACGTATGAACATTCAGCCACGTATTGCATTACTATCTTACTCTAATTTTGGTTCAAGTGAAGGAAAAACGCCAACAAAAGTAAGAGCAGCAGCGCAGATTCTACACGATCAACATCCAGAGATTATTGCTGATGGTGATTTACAAGCAAACTTCGCCTTGAACAGCGAAATGTTGACCGCAAACTTCCCATTCAGCTGCTTGAATGGAAAATCGGCGAATACACTTGTATTCCCTAATTTGGAGTCCGGAAATATCGCTTATAAATTATTGCAAGAAGTTGGTGAAGCTGAGGCTGTAGGTCCAATCCTTTTGGGTATGAACAAACCAATTCACGTATTGCAATTGGATAGCTCGGTGCGCGAAATCGTCAATATGGTTACCATTGCCGTAGTAGATGTACAAGCACATCTTAAAAATTTATAG
- a CDS encoding GAF domain-containing protein, whose product MAEDLQIAKGSKEEQYQNLLPQIGGLLQGEPNQIANLANIAAALKEQFNFFWVGFYLVDGDELVLGPFQGPVACTRIKKGRGVCGGAWAQEKTLIVPDVEQFPGHIACSSLSRSEIVLPVFKQGQIIGVLDVDSSELNSFDEVDEKYLTQVLQLLDSE is encoded by the coding sequence ATGGCAGAGGATTTACAAATAGCTAAAGGTAGCAAAGAAGAACAATATCAAAATTTACTTCCTCAAATTGGAGGACTTTTGCAAGGCGAGCCTAATCAAATTGCCAATTTGGCTAACATCGCTGCTGCACTGAAAGAACAATTCAATTTTTTCTGGGTTGGTTTCTATCTTGTCGATGGAGACGAGCTCGTATTAGGCCCTTTTCAAGGACCCGTTGCATGCACGCGTATCAAGAAAGGTCGTGGAGTATGTGGGGGTGCTTGGGCACAGGAAAAAACATTGATTGTTCCTGATGTGGAGCAATTTCCGGGACACATTGCTTGTAGTTCGCTCTCGCGGTCCGAAATAGTGCTACCCGTTTTTAAACAGGGACAGATTATCGGTGTGCTGGACGTTGACAGCAGTGAATTAAATAGTTTTGATGAAGTCGATGAGAAATACCTTACGCAGGTATTACAGCTTTTAGACAGCGAATAG
- a CDS encoding LVIVD repeat-containing protein, with protein MKRIWLILLGCIALSSCDKIESKGMYLASVPIFETMESIRAKANPVSSPTTIVQTGKIYIYQDYLFINEPGKGVHIFNNVDPSKPLAMAFLSIPGNVDLAVLDGKLYADSFTDLLTFDLENPASPKLLTRNKDVFKMLLQMDYLNNTADRIITGYRDSLVSYSQKDKYSPYDRKEPLYNETNSGSGQGGSMARFTIANKHLYAVDQTTLHLFDVQNASKPAYVKDIKIGPGIETIFPFKNNLFIGSNTGMVIYDITTASAPVELSRYAHIRACDPVVVNEKYAFVTLRAGVVCGGQQNLLEVIDIQDLTKPMLKHSFTLENPYGLALSDHTLYICDGKFGLKSFDASDVSQIGNKLLETHKDLMSMDVIAGPKSLIIVGEKGVHQYDYSNKAKLKELSIIPVIRSN; from the coding sequence ATGAAAAGAATTTGGCTTATCCTATTAGGCTGTATAGCGCTTTCGAGCTGTGATAAAATCGAAAGTAAAGGAATGTATCTAGCTAGCGTGCCCATATTCGAAACAATGGAAAGTATACGGGCTAAAGCTAATCCCGTAAGCAGCCCTACGACAATTGTTCAAACCGGAAAGATTTATATTTATCAAGATTACTTGTTTATAAATGAGCCAGGGAAAGGAGTTCATATCTTTAATAATGTTGATCCGTCAAAACCCCTGGCGATGGCATTCTTAAGTATTCCCGGCAATGTGGATCTTGCGGTTCTAGATGGAAAGCTGTATGCGGATAGTTTTACAGATTTGTTGACCTTCGATCTCGAAAATCCTGCATCTCCAAAATTATTGACACGAAATAAGGATGTGTTTAAGATGTTGCTTCAAATGGATTACCTGAATAATACTGCCGATCGCATCATTACGGGATACCGAGATAGCCTGGTAAGCTATAGCCAAAAAGATAAATATTCACCTTATGACCGAAAAGAACCTCTCTATAACGAGACCAATTCGGGCTCGGGACAGGGCGGATCCATGGCGCGATTTACCATTGCCAATAAACATCTATATGCCGTGGACCAAACGACGTTGCACCTTTTTGACGTGCAAAATGCGAGTAAACCTGCCTATGTAAAGGATATCAAAATAGGGCCTGGTATCGAAACAATTTTTCCCTTTAAAAACAACCTGTTTATCGGCTCCAATACAGGCATGGTGATTTATGATATCACGACGGCATCAGCTCCCGTAGAGCTGTCGCGTTATGCACATATTCGTGCCTGTGATCCTGTCGTTGTCAATGAGAAATATGCCTTTGTAACCTTACGTGCAGGCGTGGTATGTGGGGGGCAGCAAAATTTGTTGGAAGTTATCGATATCCAAGATCTGACGAAACCGATGCTGAAACATAGCTTCACTTTGGAGAATCCTTACGGACTGGCGCTATCGGACCACACGCTGTATATCTGTGATGGAAAATTCGGGTTGAAGTCATTCGATGCCAGTGATGTTAGTCAAATAGGTAATAAGCTTTTAGAAACTCACAAAGACCTGATGAGTATGGATGTTATCGCTGGACCAAAATCGCTAATTATTGTTGGAGAAAAAGGTGTACATCAATATGATTATAGCAATAAGGCCAAATTGAAGGAATTGAGCATTATTCCTGTTATTAGATCCAATTAA
- the ruvA gene encoding Holliday junction branch migration protein RuvA, whose product MYEYFNGKLAYKAPTHVVIDVSGIGYYVHISLYTFSQIKDQQNCKLFISLQVREDSHTLYGFATEGEKKLFENLISVSGIGPNTGRMILSSNTPDEIQSAIVNGQVALIQKIKGIGPKTAQRLILELQDKLKKQGFEALASPIQSQSVPDEALSALVMLGFNKVAAEKVLNTILKTESNLSVEDMIKLALKRL is encoded by the coding sequence ATGTACGAATATTTCAATGGAAAATTAGCATATAAAGCCCCCACTCATGTTGTTATCGATGTGAGTGGGATTGGTTATTATGTCCACATCTCGCTCTATACCTTCTCCCAAATCAAGGATCAGCAAAACTGTAAACTATTTATTTCACTTCAAGTTCGGGAAGACTCACACACGCTTTATGGCTTTGCAACTGAAGGCGAGAAAAAATTATTCGAAAATTTGATCTCTGTTTCCGGTATTGGCCCCAATACAGGCCGTATGATCCTATCGTCAAACACACCCGATGAGATCCAGTCTGCCATCGTCAATGGCCAGGTTGCCCTCATTCAAAAGATTAAAGGAATTGGTCCTAAAACAGCACAACGTCTTATACTGGAACTTCAGGATAAATTAAAAAAACAGGGCTTCGAAGCTTTGGCATCCCCGATCCAATCCCAATCAGTTCCGGACGAAGCATTGTCAGCACTAGTGATGCTCGGATTCAACAAAGTCGCGGCAGAGAAGGTGCTAAATACCATTTTAAAGACCGAAAGCAATCTTTCCGTAGAGGATATGATCAAATTAGCGTTGAAACGACTTTAA
- a CDS encoding beta-N-acetylhexosaminidase, with amino-acid sequence MKKLFSLALALSIGAAVFAQEKKDATLNIVPLPQQVQIKNGTFKINANTKIAFDSEEDKKVATLFQEFLKSNYNLNLSLVKSASSNSIYFSSKNAKSTNAEAYELNISSDRATINGKAAGLFYGMQSLIQLLPVDKKASIEIQQASIQDEPRFAYRGLHLDVGRHFFPVEFVKKYIDILASYKLNTFHWHLTDDQGWRIEIKSHPKLTQIGGYRKQTLLGNYKTDGDYDNTPYGGFYTQDQIKEVVAYAKAKYVTVIPEIEMPGHALAALSAYPELGCGDKPGPYTAAQTWGVFDDVFCAGKEETFKLLEDVIDEVIPLFPSEYIHIGGDECPKTKWKTCPFCQKRIKDNNLKDEHELQSYFIQRMEKYINSKGKRIIGWDEILEGGLAPNATVMSWRGDQGAIDAANQGHDVIITANSYGLYFDHKQGPDQNREPLSIGGLSTLSKVYSSDPMPSKIAENNKKHVLGVQANIWTEYIGSSNKVEFTVLPRVLALSEIAWTQPEKKNWKNFSEQRAANQLAKLDQTNTFYRVPEVYGITDSTVYASEYTIRGLKPSVEGAKIYYTLDNYDPSELDLEYTGPVKITVPNGKERIFKAVVVTPSGKRSNYIRVNIINTKK; translated from the coding sequence ATGAAGAAATTATTTTCACTTGCGCTGGCCCTAAGTATAGGAGCAGCAGTATTTGCGCAAGAAAAGAAAGATGCTACCTTGAACATTGTGCCCTTACCGCAACAGGTTCAAATTAAAAATGGTACATTTAAAATCAACGCTAACACCAAGATCGCCTTTGATAGCGAAGAGGACAAAAAAGTTGCAACATTATTTCAGGAGTTCCTAAAAAGCAACTACAATCTCAATTTATCCCTAGTGAAATCAGCGAGCAGCAATAGCATCTATTTCTCCTCCAAAAACGCAAAATCCACTAATGCTGAGGCGTATGAACTTAACATTAGTTCAGACCGTGCGACAATTAACGGAAAAGCTGCTGGTCTATTTTACGGTATGCAATCGTTGATCCAGTTGCTACCTGTGGATAAAAAGGCGAGCATCGAAATTCAACAAGCTTCAATCCAGGATGAACCTCGCTTTGCTTACCGTGGATTACATCTCGATGTTGGCCGCCACTTCTTTCCCGTAGAGTTTGTAAAAAAATACATTGATATTCTGGCTTCTTACAAATTGAATACGTTTCATTGGCATTTGACAGACGACCAAGGCTGGCGTATCGAGATCAAATCACACCCAAAATTGACTCAGATTGGCGGTTACCGCAAGCAAACGCTGCTGGGTAACTACAAGACAGATGGCGATTATGACAACACGCCTTATGGTGGTTTCTATACCCAAGACCAAATCAAAGAAGTGGTTGCTTATGCAAAAGCTAAATATGTAACGGTTATCCCAGAAATCGAGATGCCAGGACATGCGTTAGCAGCACTTTCGGCTTATCCAGAATTGGGCTGTGGTGATAAGCCAGGACCTTACACGGCTGCGCAGACTTGGGGCGTGTTTGACGATGTTTTCTGTGCCGGAAAAGAAGAAACATTCAAGTTATTGGAAGATGTCATTGACGAAGTCATTCCCCTATTCCCGAGCGAATATATCCACATCGGTGGTGATGAATGTCCAAAAACAAAATGGAAAACATGTCCATTTTGTCAAAAAAGAATCAAAGATAACAACCTCAAAGATGAACACGAGTTACAGAGCTATTTTATCCAACGTATGGAAAAATATATCAATAGCAAAGGTAAACGTATCATTGGATGGGATGAGATCTTAGAGGGCGGTTTAGCGCCTAATGCGACTGTCATGAGCTGGAGAGGCGACCAAGGTGCGATTGATGCAGCCAATCAAGGTCACGATGTAATCATTACGGCAAACAGCTATGGTCTATACTTCGATCATAAACAAGGTCCTGATCAAAACAGAGAACCTTTAAGTATCGGCGGACTTTCCACATTGAGCAAAGTATATTCGTCGGACCCAATGCCTAGCAAAATTGCTGAAAACAACAAGAAACACGTTTTAGGTGTACAAGCAAATATTTGGACAGAGTATATTGGATCATCCAATAAAGTCGAATTTACAGTACTACCACGCGTTTTAGCACTTTCTGAAATTGCCTGGACACAGCCTGAGAAAAAGAACTGGAAAAATTTCTCAGAACAGCGTGCAGCAAATCAGCTGGCTAAACTTGACCAAACCAATACATTCTATCGTGTACCAGAAGTATATGGCATCACAGACAGCACCGTCTATGCTTCAGAATATACGATCCGTGGGCTGAAACCTTCTGTTGAAGGAGCCAAAATTTATTACACATTGGACAACTATGATCCTTCGGAATTAGATTTAGAATATACAGGTCCAGTGAAAATTACGGTTCCTAATGGTAAAGAACGTATTTTCAAAGCAGTTGTTGTAACGCCTTCCGGCAAAAGAAGCAACTATATTCGGGTGAACATTATCAACACAAAGAAATAA